In Desulfovibrio legallii, one genomic interval encodes:
- a CDS encoding TusE/DsrC/DsvC family sulfur relay protein, translating into MAEITYKGKSFEVDEDGFLLRFDDWCPEWMEYVKESEGISEITPDHQKILDFLQDYYKKNGIAPMVRILSKNTGYKLKEVYELFPSGPGKGACKMAGLPKPTGCV; encoded by the coding sequence ATGGCTGAGATCACCTATAAAGGTAAAAGCTTTGAAGTTGACGAAGACGGTTTCCTGCTGCGTTTTGACGACTGGTGCCCTGAATGGATGGAGTATGTGAAGGAATCGGAAGGCATCTCCGAGATTACGCCCGACCATCAGAAGATTCTGGACTTCCTGCAGGATTACTACAAGAAGAACGGCATCGCCCCCATGGTCCGCATCCTTTCCAAAAACACCGGTTACAAGCTGAAGGAAGTGTACGAGCTCTTCCCCTCCGGCCCCGGCAAGGGCGCCTGCAAGATGGCCGGTCTGCCCAAGCCCACGGGCTGCGTGTAG
- a CDS encoding CBS and ACT domain-containing protein, with the protein MLVQNWMTTDVVSVTPETSLLKVGKLLKDHNIRRLPVLDDKGHVVGIISDRDVRDASPSKATTLDMYEMHYLLAELKAKNIMTANPITISPAETVEKAAMLMLDHKIGGLPVVEESGRMVGILSDQDVFKALVDITGARQGGIQVGVELPDAPGTMRPIFDTLRAHSARLLSVLTANSDDGARQVFLRIRQMDSPDAEKALLEAIGKQAHVLYCAGRVCNQCNHD; encoded by the coding sequence ATGCTCGTACAGAACTGGATGACCACCGACGTTGTGAGCGTTACGCCGGAGACTTCTCTGCTCAAGGTGGGCAAGCTGCTGAAAGACCACAATATCCGTCGGCTGCCCGTGCTGGACGACAAAGGCCATGTGGTCGGCATTATTTCCGACCGCGACGTGCGCGACGCCTCGCCTTCCAAGGCCACCACGCTGGATATGTATGAGATGCACTACCTGCTGGCCGAACTCAAGGCCAAGAACATCATGACCGCCAACCCCATCACCATTTCCCCAGCGGAAACGGTGGAAAAGGCGGCCATGCTCATGCTGGACCACAAAATCGGCGGTCTGCCCGTGGTGGAAGAAAGCGGCCGGATGGTGGGGATACTTTCCGACCAGGATGTGTTCAAGGCTTTGGTGGACATTACCGGCGCGCGGCAGGGCGGCATCCAGGTGGGGGTAGAACTGCCGGATGCGCCCGGCACCATGCGGCCTATTTTTGACACGTTGCGCGCCCACAGCGCCCGTCTGCTTTCTGTGCTGACGGCCAACAGCGACGACGGCGCGCGGCAGGTTTTTTTGCGCATCCGCCAGATGGACAGCCCCGATGCCGAAAAGGCCTTGCTGGAAGCTATCGGCAAACAGGCCCATGTGCTGTATTGCGCTGGGCGAGTATGCAATCAATGCAATCATGATTAA